A segment of the Armatimonadota bacterium genome:
CTCACGGTGCGCGAGCAGCTGTGGATGTTCAGCCAGTTCTACGGCCTCCCCAGCGGTGAGGCGCTGGCGCGCATCGACCACCTGCTGCAGATGGTAGGTCTGTACCAGGAGCGGCACCGCAAGGTACAGCAGCTCTCCACGGGCATGCGCCAGAAGATGAACCTGGTCCGTGGCCTGCTGTCCGACCCCCACGTCTTCTTCCTGGACGAGCCCACTGTGGGCCTGGACGTGGGGGCGGCCAGGGATATCCGTACCTATATCCGGACCTGGCTGGCCGACCGCCCCGACCGCACCATCCTTCTGACGACGCACTACATGAGCGAGGCGGAGGAGCTGTGCGACCGTGTGGCCATCATCCACAAGGGCAAGATCGTGGCCTGCGACACTCCGGTCCGCCTGAAGCAGGCGGCCTCCGGCGGTTCGTACTTCCTGCTGGACACCGAGCGCCTGGACGGCGCCGACTTCCTGCGCAGCCTTCCGGGCGTGGCCCGGGTGGACAGTGCGGAGCGCGACGGCCGGACCGAGCTGCGGCTGCGCCTGGCCGAAGACGCAGCCATCGCCGGGGTGGTGGCCGCGCTCACCGGGTGCGGCCGGCGCATCCTCCGCCTGCAGAAGATCGAGCCCACCCTGGAAG
Coding sequences within it:
- a CDS encoding ABC transporter ATP-binding protein; amino-acid sequence: MPPAIETEDLVRIFRLRRSRHHPSGAPIVALDGVSLEVPRGELFGLLGPNGAGKTTLIKILVTLLLPTSGRAAVEGFDVRTQAQQVRERISMVSGGEHSGYGLLTVREQLWMFSQFYGLPSGEALARIDHLLQMVGLYQERHRKVQQLSTGMRQKMNLVRGLLSDPHVFFLDEPTVGLDVGAARDIRTYIRTWLADRPDRTILLTTHYMSEAEELCDRVAIIHKGKIVACDTPVRLKQAASGGSYFLLDTERLDGADFLRSLPGVARVDSAERDGRTELRLRLAEDAAIAGVVAALTGCGRRILRLQKIEPTLEDAFITLVGQRLEEADQEAAAP